A genomic segment from Hippoglossus stenolepis isolate QCI-W04-F060 chromosome 3, HSTE1.2, whole genome shotgun sequence encodes:
- the park7 gene encoding Parkinson disease protein 7 homolog: protein MSKKALVILAAGAEEMETVIPVDIMRRAGISVTVAGLTGKDPVQCSRNVVICPDASLEEAIKQGPYDVVFLPGGMPGAKYLAESPAVKEVLQEQDGRKGLIAAICAGPTALLAHGIGYGSTVTTHPAMKEKMMAGDHYKYSEARVQKDGHYITSRGPGTSFECALAIVEELLGAEVAAQVKAPLILKD from the exons ATGAGTAAGAAGGCGTTAGTGATCCTGGCTGCAGGtgcagaggagatggagaccGTCATTCCTGTGGACATCATGCGGAGAGCTGGG ATTTCAGTCACAGTTGCGGGACTGACTGGTAAAGATCCAGTTCAGTGCAGCAGAAACGTGGTCATCTGTCCTGACGCCAGCCTGGAGGAGGCCATCAAACAG GGCCCTTATGATGTGGTGTTTCTTCCAGGAGGAATGCCAGGGGCAAAGTATCTGGCAGAG TCTCCTGCGGTGAAGGAGGTGCTGCAGGAACAAGATGGCAGGAAAGGTCTGATCGCAGCCATCTGTGCAG GTCCCACTGCTCTTCTGGCACATGGCATTGGCTACGGCAGCACTGTCACTACGCATCCTGCCATGAAGGAGAAAATGATGgctggag accACTATAAATATTCGGAGGCTCGTGTGCAGAAGGATGGCCACTACATCACCAGCCGCGGGCCAGGAACCAGTTTTGAGTGCGCACTGGCAATTGTAGAGGAACTTCTGGGGGCTGAGGTGGCAGCTCAAGTCAAGGCTCCACTTATTTTGAAGGACTGA